A region of uncultured Carboxylicivirga sp. DNA encodes the following proteins:
- the fmt gene encoding methionyl-tRNA formyltransferase, translating into MEDRNLRIVFMGTPDFAVESLKALVENKFNVVGVITAPDRPAGRGQKLTQSPVKECAVEVGLPVLQPEKLKNEDFLNQLRDLKADLQVIVAFRMLPEVVWNMPRLGSLNLHGSLLPQYRGAAPINWAVINGDKKTGVTTFFLQHEIDTGNIIMQEEMPILEDDTAGSVHDKMMVLGAEVIVKTVDAIHKNEVKSIPQNEFSNDSELRPAPKIFKEDCKIDWNNNSEAIRNKIRGLSPYPTAWTELEMNNGKLISIKIFNAIISNELQLKPGAIESDNKTFIAIGTNDKAIILTDIQLASKKRMLTQELLRGFDSTQIKGIK; encoded by the coding sequence ATGGAAGATAGAAATTTACGAATAGTATTTATGGGCACTCCCGACTTTGCAGTTGAAAGCCTGAAAGCACTGGTTGAGAATAAATTTAATGTAGTGGGTGTTATCACTGCTCCGGATCGCCCTGCCGGTCGTGGACAGAAATTGACACAATCGCCGGTAAAAGAATGTGCAGTAGAGGTAGGACTGCCTGTTTTACAACCCGAAAAGCTGAAAAACGAAGACTTTTTAAATCAACTTCGTGACCTAAAAGCTGATCTACAAGTTATTGTGGCATTTCGTATGTTGCCTGAAGTGGTTTGGAATATGCCTCGTTTGGGTTCACTTAACCTACATGGTTCATTATTACCACAATACCGGGGTGCTGCCCCAATCAACTGGGCTGTGATTAATGGAGATAAAAAAACCGGTGTAACCACTTTCTTCTTACAACACGAGATTGATACAGGTAATATTATTATGCAGGAAGAAATGCCGATACTTGAGGATGATACGGCTGGTTCGGTTCACGATAAAATGATGGTACTTGGTGCTGAGGTGATTGTTAAAACGGTAGATGCTATTCATAAGAATGAAGTTAAATCAATTCCACAAAACGAATTCTCCAATGATAGTGAATTACGCCCGGCACCGAAAATTTTCAAAGAGGATTGTAAGATTGACTGGAACAACAACTCTGAAGCCATCAGAAATAAAATCAGAGGATTATCGCCCTATCCAACTGCATGGACTGAACTTGAGATGAACAACGGGAAGCTGATCAGCATCAAGATTTTTAATGCAATTATCTCAAATGAATTACAATTAAAGCCAGGTGCAATCGAAAGTGACAACAAAACATTCATTGCTATCGGCACAAACGATAAAGCCATTATTCTTACCGACATACAGCTGGCCAGTAAAAAACGTATGCTTACTCAGGAATTATTAAGAGGTTTCGACTCTACTCAAATAAAAGGAATCAAATAA
- a CDS encoding DUF5522 domain-containing protein produces the protein MYTDDSYMAQPLKEGIDFYMDPKGYRVMTAKYLTERGYCCGNGCRHCPYFPPHHKGNRELKE, from the coding sequence ATGTATACAGACGACTCATATATGGCACAGCCTTTAAAAGAAGGTATTGATTTTTACATGGATCCCAAAGGCTATAGGGTAATGACAGCCAAATACCTGACCGAAAGAGGATATTGCTGCGGAAACGGATGCAGACACTGCCCTTATTTTCCACCTCATCACAAAGGTAATCGCGAATTAAAAGAATAA
- a CDS encoding dihydroorotate dehydrogenase-like protein, whose protein sequence is MPDISTTYMGLHLKSPIIVASSGLTNSLDDIKKAEAAGAGAIVLKSLFEEEIITEMDRQLSKMHSENYLYPETMDFYENYDVEDTLTGYLKLINDVKRETKIPVIASVNCITSHNWPYFAKSLEDAGADALELNISVSPDDIDQLATDYEATYFDIIKEVLKEVKIPVAIKISHYFSNLGGMIKKLSETGISGLVLFNRFYSPDIDTDNLEVIPTHIFSEEKEYVMPLRWIAITSDKVKCDLSATTGIHDSKTIIKMILAGASTVQLASTLYKNGVETIDRYNREIENWMTKKEFDSIDQFKGLLSQSKLTNPAGYFRLQFMKQFSNK, encoded by the coding sequence ATGCCAGACATTTCAACAACCTACATGGGTCTACACCTGAAAAGTCCGATTATTGTTGCCAGCTCAGGTTTAACCAATTCATTGGATGACATAAAAAAAGCTGAAGCAGCAGGCGCAGGTGCCATTGTTTTAAAATCTTTGTTCGAGGAAGAGATCATCACCGAGATGGATAGACAACTGAGTAAGATGCACTCAGAAAATTACCTCTACCCTGAAACCATGGATTTTTATGAGAACTACGATGTGGAAGACACCCTGACGGGCTATCTTAAACTAATTAACGATGTAAAACGTGAAACTAAAATTCCGGTAATTGCCAGTGTAAATTGCATCACTTCACACAATTGGCCCTATTTTGCCAAATCACTGGAAGATGCAGGTGCCGATGCCCTAGAATTAAACATTTCGGTTTCGCCAGACGATATTGATCAATTGGCTACTGACTATGAAGCAACATACTTTGACATCATTAAAGAGGTTTTGAAAGAAGTTAAAATACCGGTTGCCATCAAAATAAGCCATTACTTTTCTAATCTGGGGGGCATGATTAAAAAGTTATCTGAAACAGGAATTTCCGGGTTAGTCCTTTTTAATAGATTTTACTCTCCTGATATTGACACAGATAATCTGGAAGTAATTCCAACACATATCTTCAGTGAAGAGAAAGAATATGTGATGCCTTTGCGCTGGATTGCCATCACTTCGGATAAAGTAAAATGTGACCTTTCAGCAACAACGGGTATTCATGATTCAAAAACCATTATCAAGATGATTCTGGCTGGCGCCTCTACCGTTCAATTGGCCAGTACTCTTTATAAAAACGGTGTAGAAACAATTGATCGCTATAATCGTGAAATAGAAAACTGGATGACTAAAAAAGAATTTGATAGTATAGATCAGTTCAAAGGTTTGCTTAGTCAGAGTAAACTCACTAATCCGGCCGGATATTTCCGACTTCAGTTTATGAAACAATTTAGTAACAAATAA
- a CDS encoding anhydro-N-acetylmuramic acid kinase yields MLEQINKSYCCVGLMSGTSLDGLDIALCNLSINDGKWSYSFVKTQTVKYTKEWERQLRGAYLSNGSELMQLHRDYGKWLGRQVASFILDVEEKVDFIASHGHTIYHEPWNQMNFQLGDGGMIAAVTGITTISDFRSLDICFGGQGAPLVPVGDHLLFDRYTACVNLGGFANVSVLMDERRIAWDICAVNFILNKLAQRTGKEFDKDGQLGRKGQVIDSLLQKLNNLEYYQLTAPKSLGQEWVEKELWPVINEYANDPVDNIARTYYEHVATIFSKDLNAFQKGEVLFTGGGVNNGYLLDLFKEKLNHQLIIPDQNLIDYKEALIFAFLGVLRFRGENNCWSSVTGASKDSCSGVIHKV; encoded by the coding sequence ATGTTAGAACAAATTAATAAATCCTATTGTTGTGTAGGCCTTATGTCAGGAACCTCGTTGGATGGTCTTGACATTGCTTTGTGTAATTTAAGCATTAATGACGGAAAATGGAGTTATTCATTTGTAAAAACTCAAACTGTCAAGTATACCAAGGAATGGGAAAGACAATTAAGAGGAGCCTACCTTTCAAATGGATCTGAACTAATGCAGTTGCATCGCGATTATGGAAAGTGGCTAGGTCGGCAAGTCGCTTCTTTTATTCTGGATGTGGAAGAAAAGGTTGATTTTATCGCATCACATGGACATACAATCTATCATGAGCCCTGGAATCAAATGAATTTTCAACTGGGCGATGGAGGCATGATTGCTGCAGTTACTGGTATCACAACGATTAGTGATTTTCGGTCGTTGGATATATGTTTTGGAGGGCAGGGTGCTCCTTTGGTACCAGTTGGTGATCATTTATTATTTGATAGATATACGGCTTGTGTTAACCTGGGTGGGTTTGCTAATGTTTCTGTTTTAATGGATGAAAGGAGGATTGCCTGGGACATCTGTGCTGTTAATTTCATACTTAATAAACTGGCACAAAGAACCGGTAAAGAATTTGATAAGGACGGGCAATTAGGTAGAAAAGGACAAGTGATAGATTCGCTTCTGCAAAAATTAAATAACCTTGAATACTATCAACTAACAGCACCCAAGTCGTTGGGGCAGGAGTGGGTTGAAAAAGAATTGTGGCCAGTGATCAACGAGTATGCGAATGATCCGGTTGATAATATTGCCCGAACTTATTATGAGCATGTTGCAACTATTTTCTCAAAAGACCTTAATGCTTTTCAAAAAGGTGAAGTGTTATTTACCGGAGGAGGTGTAAATAATGGCTATCTGCTGGATTTATTTAAAGAAAAACTGAATCATCAACTAATTATACCTGATCAGAATCTGATTGATTACAAAGAAGCTTTGATTTTTGCTTTTTTAGGAGTATTGCGGTTTCGGGGTGAAAATAATTGTTGGTCTTCGGTTACCGGAGCTTCAAAAGATTCGTGTTCCGGTGTGATTCATAAAGTATAA
- a CDS encoding bifunctional 3,4-dihydroxy-2-butanone-4-phosphate synthase/GTP cyclohydrolase II codes for MPEAQEFKLNTIEEAIEAIKNGELIIVVDDEDRENEGDFIAAAELITPEKVNFMATHGRGLICTPLTEERCEELDLELMVGKNTSSHATPFTVSVDLLGHGCTTGISASDRAKTIVALADPKTEPEELGRPGHIFPLKAKSRGVLRRAGHTEAGVDLTRLAGLNPAAVLVEILNEDGTMARLPQLIEIAKKFNLKIVTIQDLIAYRLKNESLIVKGVEVNLPTTHGDFRFIPFKQKSNGLEHMALIKGTWEEDEAILVRVHSSCATGDIFGSLRCECGEQLHKAMETINKEGKGVIVYMNQEGRGIGLMNKIKAYKLQEEGLDTVDANTELGFDADERDYGVGAQILRELGIRKMRLMSNNPIKRIGLEGYGLKVVENVGIEVNPNPHNEFYMKTKQERMGHNLQFFKYKK; via the coding sequence ATGCCAGAAGCTCAGGAATTTAAACTTAACACCATTGAGGAAGCTATTGAAGCAATCAAAAATGGTGAATTAATTATTGTTGTTGATGATGAAGATCGTGAGAACGAAGGCGATTTTATTGCTGCAGCAGAACTGATTACTCCGGAGAAAGTTAATTTTATGGCAACTCATGGTAGAGGTTTAATCTGTACTCCTCTAACAGAAGAACGTTGCGAAGAATTAGACCTGGAACTAATGGTTGGCAAAAACACATCGAGCCATGCCACTCCATTTACTGTTTCAGTTGATTTATTGGGTCATGGATGTACAACAGGAATCTCAGCATCCGATCGTGCCAAAACCATTGTAGCTTTGGCTGATCCTAAAACAGAACCTGAAGAATTAGGACGTCCTGGTCATATTTTCCCTTTAAAAGCAAAAAGCAGAGGAGTTTTACGAAGAGCTGGGCATACCGAAGCCGGAGTTGACTTAACCCGTCTGGCCGGATTAAATCCAGCAGCTGTATTAGTTGAAATTCTGAATGAAGACGGTACGATGGCTCGTCTTCCTCAACTAATTGAAATTGCAAAAAAATTCAATCTTAAGATTGTTACCATACAAGATTTGATTGCTTATCGTTTGAAGAACGAAAGCCTGATTGTTAAAGGCGTTGAAGTTAACCTTCCAACAACACATGGCGATTTCAGATTTATTCCGTTTAAACAAAAATCAAACGGACTTGAGCACATGGCCTTAATTAAAGGTACATGGGAAGAAGATGAAGCCATTCTGGTACGCGTTCATTCATCATGTGCAACAGGTGACATTTTCGGCTCACTACGTTGCGAATGTGGAGAGCAATTGCACAAAGCCATGGAAACTATCAACAAAGAAGGCAAGGGTGTAATTGTGTACATGAATCAGGAAGGTCGCGGTATTGGCTTAATGAATAAAATCAAGGCCTATAAACTGCAGGAAGAAGGCTTGGACACTGTTGATGCAAACACTGAACTGGGTTTTGATGCTGACGAACGTGATTACGGTGTAGGTGCACAAATTTTACGAGAATTGGGTATTAGAAAAATGCGCCTGATGTCAAATAATCCAATAAAACGAATTGGATTGGAAGGATACGGGCTTAAAGTAGTTGAAAATGTAGGTATTGAAGTTAATCCCAATCCGCACAACGAATTTTACATGAAAACAAAACAAGAAAGAATGGGGCACAACCTCCAGTTTTTCAAGTATAAAAAATAG
- a CDS encoding LptF/LptG family permease, with the protein MKKLNLFIIKSYLGPLSMTFFISLFILVMQFLWKYVDDMVGKGLETPVLAELLFYATLQVVPMALPLAILLASLMTFGNLGENYELTAIKAAGISLPRTMKPLIYITIFISIAAFWFSNNVLPYANLKLYSLLYDVKQAKPELEIKEQVFYDGFENFRIKIDHKDKETNLLHNIMIYDHRDRFNKNTNVTLADSGRLQVSADKRNMVLTLLDGVRYDEKQGENNKRLRDRDLQKFRRDVFKEQIALIDLQGMNFDRTDENLFANYDRMKNLNQLTHDIDSFNIQRNEYVQRLTKTSDNFYFQTARYAARRNKQENSALTFIDSAKVENPDTLFASLTIHQKKMALEAALRKARDNKNQMDEEKRHIVAQDSKIRKHTIELHRKFTLSFACFIFFFIGAPLGAIIRKGGLGMPVVISVLFFIVYYIIDTMGAKMAREGIWPVYQGMWLSSTVLLPLGIFLTYKSATDSTLLNADAYIIFFQKLFKREKFDLTNRLDNKEDIKTD; encoded by the coding sequence ATGAAGAAATTAAACCTGTTTATAATTAAAAGTTATCTTGGTCCATTATCCATGACTTTCTTTATTTCACTATTCATATTAGTGATGCAATTTCTTTGGAAATATGTTGACGATATGGTAGGTAAAGGTTTGGAGACTCCCGTTCTGGCTGAATTATTATTTTATGCAACCTTGCAGGTTGTTCCGATGGCTCTTCCTCTTGCTATTTTGCTGGCTTCATTAATGACCTTTGGTAATTTGGGAGAAAACTATGAATTAACTGCAATCAAAGCAGCAGGCATTTCATTACCCCGAACGATGAAACCTCTGATATACATTACAATTTTCATTTCTATTGCGGCTTTCTGGTTTTCAAATAATGTTTTACCCTACGCCAATCTGAAGCTATATTCGTTATTATATGATGTAAAGCAAGCTAAACCTGAACTGGAAATTAAAGAACAGGTTTTTTATGATGGATTTGAGAATTTCAGGATCAAAATTGACCATAAAGATAAGGAGACCAATCTGCTCCATAACATTATGATCTACGATCATCGTGACCGGTTTAACAAAAATACAAATGTAACACTTGCCGACTCAGGCCGATTGCAGGTTTCAGCAGATAAGCGCAACATGGTTCTGACACTCCTGGACGGTGTCCGTTACGACGAAAAACAAGGCGAAAACAATAAACGTCTTCGTGATCGTGATTTGCAGAAATTCCGACGGGATGTATTTAAAGAGCAAATAGCTTTAATTGATCTTCAGGGAATGAATTTCGACAGAACAGATGAAAATCTTTTTGCAAACTACGACCGAATGAAAAATCTGAATCAATTAACTCACGATATTGATTCTTTCAATATTCAGCGTAACGAATACGTTCAGCGACTGACTAAAACATCTGATAATTTCTACTTTCAGACAGCCAGATATGCAGCCCGTAGAAATAAGCAGGAAAATTCAGCCCTTACTTTTATTGATTCAGCCAAAGTTGAAAACCCAGATACATTATTTGCCAGCCTTACCATCCATCAGAAAAAAATGGCATTAGAAGCAGCTTTGCGTAAAGCCCGTGACAATAAAAATCAGATGGACGAAGAAAAAAGGCATATTGTAGCACAGGATAGCAAAATTCGAAAACATACCATTGAACTGCATCGGAAATTTACGTTATCGTTTGCCTGCTTTATTTTCTTCTTTATTGGAGCACCTCTGGGTGCTATCATACGAAAAGGAGGGTTAGGTATGCCAGTGGTTATTTCAGTGCTGTTCTTCATTGTTTATTACATCATCGACACAATGGGTGCCAAAATGGCAAGAGAAGGAATCTGGCCCGTATATCAGGGCATGTGGTTATCTTCAACAGTACTATTACCTCTGGGAATCTTTCTTACTTATAAATCAGCAACCGACTCAACCCTGCTAAATGCCGATGCTTATATCATTTTCTTCCAAAAATTATTTAAGCGCGAAAAATTTGATTTAACCAACCGATTAGATAACAAAGAAGATATTAAAACCGACTAA